The following proteins are encoded in a genomic region of Arachis ipaensis cultivar K30076 chromosome B02, Araip1.1, whole genome shotgun sequence:
- the LOC110267594 gene encoding uncharacterized protein LOC110267594, with translation MFAASDAKKRKRRKTTEFWDVELIDSDGIVKQAKMSVKEDMEQFLNGSKVILRFNDELQAIGDRAGMLSGILGVMGSDYSKFPICEKSWAKVQGKDTVYNDCTKVK, from the exons ATGTTTGCTGCTTCTGATGCTAAAAAGCGCAAAAGACGAAAGACTACTGAGTTTTGGGATGTTGAACTCATTG aTTCTGATGGAATAGTCAAGCAAGCTAAAATGAGTGTGAAGGAGGATATGGAGCAGTTTCTTAATGGAAGCAAGGTCATACTGAGGTTCAACGACGAGTTGCAAGCAATCGGAGATAGAGCTGGAATGTTGAGTGGCATTCTAGGAGTGATGGGCTCTGATTACAGCAAGTTTCCTATCTGTGAGAAGAGTTGGGCAAAGGTGCAGGGCAAAGACACGGTTTATAATGATTGCACAAAGGTAAAATGA
- the LOC107627120 gene encoding uncharacterized protein LOC107627120 produces MGRSWKDTRGRLYDKHYKTTMTLEQNLDNCPAKIPREHWRWFIDYRNDPATKVKCKQNALNRKKQLYTHTGGSKSLARVREEESQKQGRRVGRREVWILKQKRLDGSYIHEEAQRIGVSTLNHLCCNMLGLVIKMSRLCYISSKKISEIEQLDESTRILSENDFLAQALGKEHPGRVRGIGHGPTPSQLFRPSSQPLVDRAQVEEAQKMLCELLTEVTTEKLEKKAMEDELAQEKTKRQAIESVLSYLVQQQGGELPPDIAARMNSLDEHGGN; encoded by the exons ATGGGGAGGTCCTGGAAGGATACAAGGGGGAGGCTGTATGATAAGCATTACAAAACAACCATGACACTTGAGCAGAATCTTGACAACTGCCCGGCGAAAATTCCTAGAgagcattggaggtggttcattgaTTATCGTAATGATCCTGCAACAAAG gTGAAGTGCAAGCAAAACGCGCTGAATCGAAAGAAGCAACTTTACACGCACACTGGCGGTTCTAAAAGCTTGGCTAGGGTAAGGGAAGAAGAG TCACAAAAACAAGGGAGGAGAGTTGGTAGGAGAGAAGTATGGATCCTAAAGCAAAAACGACTTGATGGCAGCTATATACACGAAGAAGCTCAGAGGATTGGTGTAAGTACACTTAATCATTTATGTTGTAACATGTTGGGTTTAGTTATTAAAATGTCTAGATTATGCTATATTTCTAGT AAAAAAATATCCGAGATTGAGCAGCTGGATGAATCTACAAGAATATTGTCAGAAAATGATTTCCTTGCCCAAGCTCTCGGTAAAGAGCACCCGGGTAGAGTGCGTGGCATAGGACACGGGCCGACACCAAGTCAACTCTTCCGTCCGAGTTCGCAGCCGCTGGTGGATAGAGCTCAAGTAGAAGAGGCTCAAAAGATGCTGTGTGAACTACTGACGGAGGTGACAaccgaaaaattggaaaagaaagcAATGGAGGATGAATTAGCACAAGAGAAAACGAAGAGGCAGGCAATAGAGAGTGTGCTAAGTTATCTGGTCCAACAGCAAGGTGGGGAGCTGCCACCAGACATCGCTGCACGGATGAATTCTTTGGATGAACATGGCGGAAATTAG